A single Dreissena polymorpha isolate Duluth1 chromosome 14, UMN_Dpol_1.0, whole genome shotgun sequence DNA region contains:
- the LOC127857029 gene encoding uncharacterized protein LOC127857029: MVGAKTFVSACALAVLLCVSNVDAFKCYDCSGTDCADEFTKSSSLESSLTTCVACTKTKTSGVVTRDCSLVAIGNDCTTSGDDAYCTCDSELCNGSNNMAVSMATLLGATLVVFFSNI, from the exons ATGGTTGGAGCGAAAACCTTCGTGTCGGCATGCGCGCTGGCCGTTCTGCTTTGTG TTTCCAATGTGGATGCCTTCAAGTGCTATGATTGCAGTGGGACGGATTGTGCGGACGAGTTCACTAAAA GTTCTAGTTTGGAAAGTTCATTAACAACTTGCGTGGCCTGCACCAAGACAAAGACAAGCGGCG TTGTAACCAGAGACTGTTCTCTGGTTGCTATTGGCAACGACTGCACGACGTCGGGCGATGATGCATACTGTACCTGTGACAGCGAACTCTGCAACGGCTCCAACAACATGGCTGTTTCCATGGCAACGCTACTGGGCGCCACACTCGTCGTCTTCTTTtctaatatttaa